In one window of Mus pahari chromosome 3, PAHARI_EIJ_v1.1, whole genome shotgun sequence DNA:
- the LOC110318943 gene encoding olfactory receptor 4K3-like, whose amino-acid sequence MDGGNRSVVSEFILQGLAHSKNIQVLLFVIFLILYLFIVSGNIVILTLITTDPHLHSPMYFLLANLSFVDMCLASNITPKMITDFLRKNKTISFAGCISQVFLSHCIAGGEMVLLVAMAYDRYVAICKPLHYFTIMNLKRCTGLVLTSWTIGFIHGISYLVVFVKLPFCGPKEIDSFFCDMPLVIKLACMDSHXLNTLMNAECGVVVVTCFSLLLVSYTYILVTVSKSSKAGASKALSTCSAHITVVMIFFVPCIFIYVWPLSITWFDKFLAVFYSVITPLLNPTIYTLRNKEIKNAMKRFIGKFLGPKRNS is encoded by the coding sequence ATGGATGGAGGCAACCGGTCTGTTGTGTCAGAATTTATACTCCAGGGACTTGCCCACTCAAAAAATATTCAGGTCTTACTCTTTGTGATATTTCTGATCCTTTATCTGTTCATTGTGTCTGGAAATATTGTCATCCTGACCTTAATAACCACTGACCCCCATCTGCATTCTCCCATGTACTTCTTGTTGGCCAACCTGTCCTTTGTTGATATGTGCCTTGCCTCAAACATCACTCCTAAGATGATCACAGATTTTCTCAGGAAGAACAAGACCATTTCCTTTGCAGGATGCATATCCCAGGTCTTTTTATCCCATTGTATTGCTGGAGGAGAGATGGTATTGTTGGTGGCAATGGCTTATGACCGCTATGTAGCCATCTGCAAACCACTCCACTACTTTACCATCATGAACCTTAAGAGATGCACTGGGTTGGTGTTGACTTCTTGGACCATTGGATTTATACATGGTATAAGCTACTTGGTAGTGTTTGTGAAGCTGCCTTTTTGTGGTCCCAAGGAAATAGACAGTTTCTTTTGTGACATGCCCTTGGTAATCAAGCTAGCCTGCATGGATTCCCATNATTTAAATACTTTAATGAATGCTGAATGTGGGGTTGTGGTTGTAACCTGCTTTAGTCTCTTGCTTGTATCCTATACCTACATCCTTGTCACTGTTAGCAAGAGCTCTAAAGCTGGAGCATCTAAGGCTCTGTCCACTTGCAGTGCCCACATCACTGTAGTGATGATCTTTTTTGTGCCCTGTATTTTCATCTATGTGTGGCCTCTCAGCATCACCTGGTTTGACAAATTTCTTGCTGTGTTTTACTCTGTTATTACTCCTCTCCTAAATCCAACCATTTACACActgagaaataaagagattaaaaatgCCATGAAAAGGTTCATAGGCAAATTTTTAGGTCCCAAAAGAAATTCTTAA